Proteins encoded within one genomic window of Dehalococcoidia bacterium:
- the moaA gene encoding GTP 3',8-cyclase MoaA: protein MGNQVNDLLGRPLRDLRISVTDRCNFRCTYCMPSEIFGEKYHFLNREEVLSYEEIKRLTEIFIHLGVRKVRITGGEPLVRRDIDKLIAQLSNIEEIEDLTLTTNGYLLAEQVEKLQKAGLRRITVSLDSLDEDIFAKMNGKGYKPDVVLNGIKAAEDLGLPVKVNAVIERGVNDNGVLDLVKYFKGSGHILRFIEFMDVGNVNGWARDQVVPSKELCESINKIFPIEPVDANYVGEVAERWKFLDGDGEIGFISSITQPFCQSCTRARLSPEGFFFTCLFANSGIDLKTPLRAGESNTELLTRIRNIWENRTDRYSELRNSPNSPTAGQRKIEMFQIGG from the coding sequence ATGGGTAACCAAGTTAATGATTTACTCGGTCGCCCTTTGCGGGATCTTCGCATTTCTGTTACGGATAGATGCAATTTTCGCTGTACCTACTGCATGCCATCAGAAATTTTTGGCGAAAAATACCATTTCCTCAATCGAGAGGAAGTCCTTTCTTATGAAGAAATTAAAAGGCTTACAGAGATTTTTATACACCTAGGAGTCCGCAAAGTCAGAATTACTGGAGGGGAGCCTTTAGTTAGACGTGACATAGATAAACTCATTGCGCAATTGAGTAATATTGAGGAGATAGAAGACTTAACTCTGACTACTAACGGGTATTTATTAGCTGAGCAAGTAGAAAAACTACAAAAAGCTGGTCTACGCCGAATAACAGTAAGCCTTGATAGCTTGGATGAAGATATATTTGCAAAAATGAATGGCAAGGGCTACAAGCCTGACGTAGTGTTGAACGGTATCAAAGCCGCTGAGGATTTGGGTTTGCCAGTAAAAGTCAATGCAGTAATTGAACGAGGGGTAAACGACAATGGAGTTCTCGATTTAGTCAAGTACTTTAAAGGTTCAGGGCATATATTACGATTTATAGAATTCATGGATGTAGGCAATGTTAATGGATGGGCACGTGATCAAGTTGTGCCATCAAAAGAACTTTGCGAATCTATCAACAAAATTTTTCCAATTGAGCCCGTTGATGCAAATTACGTAGGTGAAGTGGCAGAAAGATGGAAATTCTTAGATGGTGATGGGGAAATTGGGTTCATATCTTCGATAACTCAGCCCTTTTGTCAATCCTGCACAAGAGCTAGGTTATCCCCTGAAGGATTTTTCTTTACCTGCTTATTCGCCAACTCAGGAATCGATTTAAAAACGCCATTGCGCGCGGGTGAATCAAATACTGAATTACTTACCCGAATACGAAATATTTGGGAGAACAGAACAGATCGTTACTCTGAATTAAGAAATTCACCTAATTCGCCAACTGCGGGTCAAAGAAAAATTGAAATGTTTCAAATTGGAGGGTAA
- the rdgB gene encoding RdgB/HAM1 family non-canonical purine NTP pyrophosphatase, with translation MRNSLLIATNNAHKILEFKRLLNGINHEILTPASIGVNLDVEESGNTFEQNARLKAHAFAKATGIDSLADDSGIEVDALDGRPGVYSARYGGTNLSDEDRVQLLLRELVDVPTEKRTCRYRVILVLARPDGSEILSEGKCEGSIAHKPIGLNGFGYDPIFLVDNSQVSMAELSPEQKDLISHRGMATKKMIQLLQSEGGI, from the coding sequence TTGCGTAACTCCCTACTAATTGCTACTAACAATGCTCATAAAATTTTAGAGTTTAAACGGCTTCTAAATGGCATAAATCATGAAATACTTACCCCTGCAAGTATTGGCGTCAATCTAGATGTCGAAGAGTCAGGGAATACTTTTGAGCAAAACGCACGCTTAAAAGCCCATGCTTTTGCAAAAGCTACAGGCATTGACTCGCTTGCAGATGATTCAGGAATTGAAGTAGATGCACTAGATGGACGCCCCGGTGTTTACTCCGCAAGGTACGGTGGCACAAATCTGTCAGATGAAGACCGAGTCCAATTATTATTGAGAGAATTGGTTGATGTTCCTACTGAAAAAAGAACATGCAGGTACAGGGTTATTCTAGTTTTAGCAAGACCTGATGGGAGTGAAATACTCTCTGAAGGTAAATGTGAAGGATCAATCGCTCACAAACCAATAGGCTTAAATGGTTTCGGGTATGATCCTATTTTCTTAGTAGATAATTCTCAGGTCTCTATGGCGGAATTATCTCCAGAGCAAAAAGATTTGATTAGTCATCGAGGAATGGCAACTAAAAAAATGATTCAACTGCTACAAAGTGAAGGAGGCATCTGA
- the pheS gene encoding phenylalanine--tRNA ligase subunit alpha, with product MITKSLRDIELLKENSLKELNEINTLDALDAWRLQYLGRSGSLTQLLRSVSELPVEQRKTVGSAANAVKVALEDQLHLHREAIEFDSLAKDGQDFVDISLPGRNGLLGRYHPSTLVIREISAIFANMGFQIIDGPEVEWDRYNFEMLNIPQDHPARDMFDTFWLDINRQDDGAFTTLLRTHTSPMQARVMESNDPPVRVIIPGKCYRYEATDATHESQFHQIEGLAVDKGITFANLKHTLFEFARQMFGADTKVRFRCDYFPFVEPGVDMSIEWKGKWLEILGAGMVHPNVLRAVGYDPSIYSGFAFGMGPERIAMLKYGINDIRHFLQNDIRFLRQF from the coding sequence ATGATTACAAAATCTTTACGTGACATAGAGTTGCTAAAAGAGAACTCCTTAAAGGAGTTGAATGAAATTAATACTCTCGATGCGTTAGATGCTTGGAGACTCCAGTATTTAGGGCGTTCTGGAAGCCTGACTCAATTACTACGATCAGTATCGGAATTACCTGTGGAGCAAAGGAAAACGGTGGGTTCTGCGGCTAATGCAGTGAAAGTTGCGTTAGAAGATCAATTGCATCTGCATCGGGAGGCTATTGAATTTGATAGCTTAGCTAAAGATGGGCAAGATTTTGTAGATATTTCTTTGCCGGGACGTAATGGATTGCTAGGTCGTTACCACCCTTCGACGTTAGTCATTCGAGAGATTAGTGCAATTTTTGCAAATATGGGATTTCAAATAATTGACGGCCCTGAAGTTGAATGGGATCGATACAATTTCGAAATGCTGAATATTCCTCAGGATCATCCTGCTAGAGATATGTTTGATACGTTTTGGCTAGATATAAATCGCCAGGATGACGGGGCATTCACGACTCTTCTCAGGACACATACTTCGCCAATGCAGGCTCGAGTAATGGAATCAAATGACCCTCCAGTTAGGGTTATTATTCCAGGTAAGTGTTATAGATATGAGGCCACTGATGCAACACATGAATCGCAATTCCACCAAATTGAAGGTCTTGCTGTAGACAAAGGGATAACTTTTGCAAATCTTAAACATACCTTGTTTGAATTTGCTCGCCAAATGTTTGGAGCTGACACCAAAGTTCGCTTTCGCTGCGACTATTTTCCTTTTGTTGAACCTGGGGTGGATATGTCCATTGAATGGAAAGGCAAATGGTTGGAAATTTTGGGAGCTGGAATGGTTCACCCGAACGTTTTACGTGCAGTTGGGTATGACCCCTCAATCTACTCAGGATTTGCTTTTGGAATGGGTCCCGAACGGATAGCAATGCTGAAATATGGTATTAATGATATAAGGCATTTCCTGCAGAATGATATTCGCTTTCTGAGGCAGTTCTAA
- the argF gene encoding ornithine carbamoyltransferase: MKKNFLSIDDVSDEELTWLVDKSIEFANRSDSTTPFLGKIAAMIFEKPSLRTKVSFDIACYELGGHGIYLSSDEVGLDLREPVEDVAKVLSSWAALIVARVNSHSTLDRLSVSSSIPVINALSDIEHPCQALADILTVKQKFGSIQGLNIAYVGDANNCALSLGLAAVSQGANYKIISPEAYGFSANDQHKILARASGQKNGEVEFYTGTSPKDAIEGSHVIYTDVWTSMGQESETETRKSAFQGFQVNEKLLELADREAIVLHPMPVHYGEEMSLGMLDHSQSRAYQQAENRLHAQKAIITYLMSSV, from the coding sequence GTGAAGAAAAACTTCCTTTCAATAGATGACGTATCTGATGAAGAGCTGACTTGGCTGGTAGATAAGAGTATTGAGTTTGCAAATCGTTCTGATAGTACTACCCCTTTTCTAGGGAAAATTGCTGCAATGATTTTTGAAAAGCCTTCATTACGCACTAAGGTTTCTTTTGACATTGCATGTTATGAACTTGGTGGTCATGGAATTTATTTAAGTTCTGACGAAGTAGGTTTAGACCTGAGAGAACCAGTTGAAGATGTGGCTAAAGTTTTATCTAGCTGGGCTGCATTGATTGTTGCTCGAGTCAATTCGCATAGTACTTTAGATCGGCTATCAGTCTCATCTTCAATCCCTGTAATTAATGCTCTGTCAGATATAGAGCATCCGTGTCAAGCATTAGCGGATATTTTGACAGTAAAGCAAAAATTCGGGTCGATCCAAGGCCTCAATATCGCGTATGTGGGAGATGCGAATAACTGTGCTCTTAGTTTAGGGCTTGCAGCTGTGTCTCAGGGTGCAAATTATAAAATCATTTCCCCTGAGGCATATGGATTCAGCGCGAATGATCAACATAAAATCTTGGCGAGAGCTTCAGGCCAAAAGAACGGTGAGGTCGAGTTTTACACTGGTACTTCCCCTAAAGATGCGATTGAGGGATCTCATGTGATTTACACTGATGTCTGGACCAGTATGGGGCAGGAATCTGAAACTGAAACGAGGAAATCGGCTTTTCAAGGTTTCCAAGTGAACGAAAAATTGCTTGAGCTAGCGGATCGTGAAGCGATTGTATTGCATCCAATGCCAGTTCACTATGGCGAGGAAATGTCTTTAGGAATGCTAGATCATTCCCAGTCTAGAGCATATCAGCAAGCCGAAAATAGATTGCATGCTCAGAAGGCTATAATTACCTATCTAATGTCTAGCGTATAG
- the der gene encoding ribosome biogenesis GTPase Der, which yields MRNPEAIPLIAIVGRPNVGKSSLFNALVGRRSAIVAEETGTTRDRLISPVEFEGHHFLLADTGGLVPQPETEIEAHIEAQVNEALEVADAILLVTDVRTGPIYADQEVARKLRRTDKPVVVAVNKADNLKLENMMPESYALGLSDLVAVSALHRRGLGELMDSLLSVIDLPLQAEESIDMPRFAIVGRPNVGKSAIANAILNEERSIVSDIPGTTRDALDSEFVFEDSKILLIDTAGIRRRGAIEPGVEKFSVLRSVTSIHRSDVAILVLDANQPATDQDLHIAGQAAEAFKSVLVVVNKWDLVETDDIRREEKRFTYMLRSRFRFIPDVPIVFTSAINKSGIDTLLTEGLRLFHKRNQWVDSSHLSRIVTDAISRHLPPSVGPTGSLKLYRVKQDSIRPPTFVFYVNNTSRVHFSYERYLANTIRDEFAFYGVPLKIEFRGKGGVHVIGDNRSKASARKRQSANRGNWKTARRRKPND from the coding sequence ATGAGAAATCCAGAGGCAATTCCGCTGATAGCCATTGTTGGCCGGCCAAATGTTGGTAAATCAAGCTTATTCAACGCCTTGGTTGGTAGGCGCAGCGCGATTGTGGCTGAGGAAACAGGTACCACCAGAGATAGGTTGATTTCACCCGTTGAATTTGAAGGTCATCATTTTCTGCTTGCAGATACTGGCGGATTGGTACCACAGCCTGAAACTGAGATAGAAGCTCATATAGAGGCTCAGGTAAACGAAGCACTAGAAGTTGCAGATGCAATATTGCTTGTCACAGACGTGCGAACGGGTCCGATATATGCAGATCAAGAAGTAGCTCGAAAATTACGTCGTACCGATAAACCGGTAGTTGTAGCAGTCAATAAGGCCGACAATCTTAAGCTCGAGAATATGATGCCGGAGAGTTATGCTCTTGGACTTTCTGACTTAGTTGCAGTGAGCGCTCTACATCGGAGAGGACTTGGAGAATTGATGGATTCTCTATTGTCAGTCATTGATTTACCTCTACAGGCTGAAGAATCGATTGATATGCCTCGCTTTGCCATTGTTGGTCGCCCGAATGTCGGTAAATCTGCAATTGCAAATGCAATTTTGAATGAAGAACGATCTATAGTCAGTGACATACCTGGCACTACAAGGGATGCATTGGATTCAGAGTTTGTATTTGAGGATAGCAAAATTCTCCTAATAGACACTGCGGGAATACGTCGGAGGGGAGCGATTGAGCCGGGTGTTGAAAAATTTAGTGTTTTGCGTTCTGTTACCTCTATTCACCGTTCCGATGTAGCTATATTGGTTTTGGATGCTAACCAGCCTGCTACTGACCAAGACCTACATATTGCGGGCCAAGCGGCAGAAGCGTTTAAATCCGTCTTGGTGGTAGTAAATAAATGGGACCTTGTAGAAACAGACGATATAAGAAGGGAAGAGAAGCGGTTCACTTACATGCTACGCTCGCGGTTCCGGTTCATACCAGATGTTCCCATTGTCTTTACATCTGCAATCAATAAATCAGGGATTGACACTTTGCTCACTGAAGGGCTTCGTTTGTTTCATAAACGCAACCAATGGGTGGATTCGTCACATCTTTCCCGAATTGTCACAGATGCAATTTCACGCCACCTACCCCCATCTGTCGGCCCTACAGGATCCTTGAAACTGTATAGAGTTAAGCAGGACTCGATAAGACCACCTACGTTTGTTTTTTACGTCAATAATACGTCTAGAGTCCATTTTTCATATGAACGATACCTTGCAAATACGATTCGTGACGAATTCGCATTCTATGGAGTCCCTTTGAAAATCGAATTTAGAGGGAAAGGTGGAGTGCATGTTATAGGTGATAATCGCTCCAAGGCATCTGCCCGTAAACGTCAATCTGCCAATCGTGGTAATTGGAAAACGGCCCGTCGCAGGAAACCTAATGATTGA
- the plsY gene encoding glycerol-3-phosphate 1-O-acyltransferase PlsY, which yields MIELALVLFSYLLGSFQPGLLIVRLTHRIDVRNFGSGKTGVTNVLRTAGKKHALVVLLLDVGKGLAVVVLAKAFFEDPLFEAAVGMAVILGHVFPVFFKFKGGRGVATGFGAATGLFALPSLFGLFVFLPVIFLTRFVSLGSILSVVTVMMGFGIGVIWGDLPWEYVIFSSTCGALIIYMHKDNIARLFQGTERKIGHGS from the coding sequence ATGATTGAATTGGCATTGGTTCTATTTTCGTACTTACTTGGAAGTTTCCAGCCAGGACTATTGATCGTTCGCTTAACTCATCGAATTGATGTTCGCAATTTTGGTAGCGGGAAAACAGGAGTCACGAATGTTTTGCGTACTGCAGGCAAAAAACACGCCTTGGTAGTACTACTATTAGACGTTGGTAAAGGCCTAGCAGTTGTAGTATTAGCAAAAGCATTTTTTGAAGATCCGTTATTTGAGGCTGCTGTAGGCATGGCTGTGATTTTGGGGCATGTCTTCCCTGTATTTTTTAAATTTAAAGGAGGGCGTGGAGTTGCAACCGGATTTGGCGCTGCAACTGGATTATTTGCGCTACCTTCTTTATTTGGTTTATTTGTTTTTCTTCCAGTGATTTTTTTGACTCGATTTGTTTCTTTAGGATCAATATTATCTGTCGTGACCGTAATGATGGGATTCGGTATCGGAGTGATTTGGGGCGATTTACCGTGGGAATATGTAATTTTCTCATCAACATGTGGTGCATTAATTATATATATGCACAAAGATAATATAGCTCGTCTTTTTCAAGGGACAGAGCGTAAAATTGGACACGGCTCTTAA
- the infC gene encoding translation initiation factor IF-3: MRVPEVRVVDEKGEQFGVMTVPDALALAREHDLDLVEVAPNSVPPVCRLLDYGKFRYLQSTKEREMRKTHKNLGLREVRFRPRIGQHDMQSKERLVSKLLVQGNKVKVSVMHRGRELDHPELAVGLLRQVHEAVKEGAKLEQAPKLEGRFMSIVLAPGKPAPTQQNEREETKESIDA, translated from the coding sequence ATTCGGGTCCCTGAAGTTAGGGTTGTCGATGAAAAAGGCGAACAATTCGGGGTTATGACTGTGCCCGATGCTTTGGCTCTGGCCCGTGAGCATGATCTCGATTTGGTCGAAGTTGCACCGAATTCTGTGCCTCCGGTATGTCGTCTCTTGGATTATGGGAAATTTAGATACCTCCAGTCCACAAAAGAACGTGAAATGCGGAAGACGCACAAAAACCTGGGTCTTCGAGAAGTTAGATTTCGACCTAGGATCGGCCAGCATGATATGCAATCGAAAGAACGCCTTGTTTCAAAATTACTAGTTCAAGGTAACAAGGTTAAAGTTTCTGTCATGCATAGGGGTCGCGAGCTAGATCACCCTGAATTGGCTGTAGGGTTGCTTAGGCAAGTCCATGAAGCAGTTAAAGAAGGTGCGAAACTTGAGCAGGCACCCAAGCTGGAAGGACGATTCATGAGCATTGTATTGGCTCCAGGAAAGCCGGCGCCTACACAGCAAAATGAACGTGAGGAAACTAAGGAGTCTATAGATGCCTAA
- a CDS encoding 50S ribosomal protein L35, producing MKTHKGAAGRFRISGSGKLLRMKRHSSHLRRKKPRSVTREYSDTVSASPTNRKRLLRLVPGLNK from the coding sequence ATGAAAACACATAAAGGAGCAGCGGGGCGTTTTCGCATCAGTGGCTCGGGTAAACTGCTTCGTATGAAGAGGCATTCAAGTCATCTTAGACGAAAAAAACCCAGGTCTGTTACCAGAGAGTACAGTGATACAGTTTCTGCTAGTCCGACTAACAGAAAGCGATTATTAAGATTAGTTCCAGGTTTGAATAAGTAG